In Microvenator marinus, one genomic interval encodes:
- a CDS encoding acyl-CoA thioesterase: MKTFVHEQVVRFEEGDPGGIAFFANAYLYAHRAYEAFIRDLGFPEFFTGKDVLVPFVHTECDHLSPMRPGDVLTVEVVVEKLGSTSMTLAYTVKVGERVSARVRMVSVFVDGTTFEKIEIPSVYRQALQG; this comes from the coding sequence GTGAAGACCTTCGTCCACGAACAAGTCGTGCGTTTTGAAGAGGGAGACCCAGGCGGAATCGCATTCTTTGCGAACGCCTATCTCTACGCTCATAGAGCCTATGAGGCCTTCATACGGGACCTAGGATTTCCTGAGTTCTTCACGGGGAAAGATGTCCTTGTCCCCTTCGTGCACACGGAGTGCGATCACCTAAGTCCCATGCGCCCCGGAGATGTCTTGACTGTTGAGGTGGTGGTCGAGAAACTGGGCTCCACCTCCATGACGCTGGCCTATACCGTGAAGGTGGGAGAACGCGTCTCGGCGAGGGTCCGGATGGTGAGCGTTTTTGTGGACGGCACGACCTTTGAGAAGATTGAGATCCCCTCCGTATACAGGCAGGCTCTACAAGGTTGA
- the ubiE gene encoding bifunctional demethylmenaquinone methyltransferase/2-methoxy-6-polyprenyl-1,4-benzoquinol methylase UbiE, translating into MSEEVRSMFAEIAESYDSTNTVLSLGIHHLWRKKAVKECGVKAGDHVLDCATGTGDLALEFRKTTGPEGRVVGTDFCKEMLDFAPPKAAKEGYPDIEWAVEDAMNLSFEDDTFDIASIAFGIRNVDNPAKGVASMARVIKPGGRLVILEFGQPRGIMKPLFNVYSKVVIPTVGGIMSGKKDAYDYLNRTSEAFPCREAFVELMEGAAKFSEIKYFSLNGGIAYLYVGTVA; encoded by the coding sequence ATGAGTGAAGAAGTTCGTTCGATGTTCGCAGAAATCGCTGAATCCTACGATTCAACGAATACGGTGCTCTCCCTTGGAATCCACCACCTTTGGCGCAAGAAAGCGGTAAAAGAGTGTGGCGTCAAAGCGGGCGACCACGTCCTTGATTGCGCGACGGGCACGGGTGATTTGGCGCTCGAGTTCCGAAAGACGACCGGGCCCGAGGGCCGAGTAGTCGGCACCGACTTTTGCAAGGAAATGCTCGACTTCGCGCCGCCGAAGGCTGCCAAAGAAGGCTACCCTGATATCGAATGGGCTGTCGAAGACGCCATGAATTTGAGCTTTGAGGATGACACCTTCGATATCGCGTCGATTGCGTTCGGAATCCGGAATGTGGACAACCCAGCCAAGGGCGTGGCCTCGATGGCTCGAGTCATCAAACCAGGTGGCCGCCTTGTCATCCTTGAGTTTGGTCAGCCGCGAGGCATCATGAAGCCTCTTTTTAACGTCTACTCTAAGGTCGTTATCCCAACTGTGGGTGGCATTATGAGCGGTAAGAAAGACGCTTATGACTACCTGAACCGTACCTCGGAAGCGTTTCCATGCCGCGAAGCCTTTGTGGAGCTTATGGAAGGGGCCGCCAAATTCTCGGAAATCAAGTATTTTAGCCTCAATGGCGGCATCGCCTACCTCTACGTCGGGACGGTGGCGTGA
- the aroF gene encoding 3-deoxy-7-phosphoheptulonate synthase encodes MADAKAAIPVTNSDSPYPLVARQAAPHVVRISDVEFGSDEFVVIAGPCAVEGQDQIENAARVVQSLGARVLRGGAFKPRTSPYSFQGLGLEGIELLRRASLKAELPFITEVMSVDQVWELEPRVDAFQIGTRNMHNFELLKAIGETQKPVMLKRGFGATLREWVLAAEYIAKGGNHNIILCERGIRSFDPETRFTLDLAGAIWAKQETKLPVIIDPSHGTGLPELIDPLARAAAAAGLDGIMVEIHDDPDQALSDGDQALTSRQFKTLMSNLAPIVEAVGRRMENV; translated from the coding sequence ATGGCCGACGCAAAAGCTGCCATCCCAGTCACGAATTCAGATTCTCCGTACCCGCTCGTCGCGAGGCAAGCAGCACCCCACGTGGTGCGCATCTCCGATGTGGAGTTCGGCTCTGATGAGTTCGTGGTCATTGCCGGCCCGTGTGCTGTAGAAGGCCAGGACCAGATCGAGAACGCGGCCAGAGTGGTCCAATCCCTCGGAGCCCGCGTGCTTCGTGGCGGAGCATTCAAGCCTCGAACCTCGCCCTACAGCTTCCAAGGCCTCGGGCTTGAGGGTATCGAGTTGTTGCGACGCGCTTCGCTCAAAGCTGAGCTTCCGTTCATCACGGAAGTCATGTCTGTAGATCAGGTCTGGGAGCTCGAGCCTCGCGTGGATGCGTTCCAGATCGGAACCCGCAACATGCATAATTTTGAGCTGCTAAAGGCGATCGGCGAGACCCAAAAACCCGTGATGTTGAAGCGTGGTTTTGGGGCAACGCTGCGTGAATGGGTCCTTGCGGCTGAGTACATCGCGAAAGGTGGCAACCATAATATCATCCTGTGTGAGCGTGGGATTCGGTCTTTCGACCCGGAAACTCGGTTCACTCTGGACCTGGCCGGTGCAATCTGGGCGAAGCAGGAGACTAAACTCCCGGTGATCATCGACCCGTCGCACGGAACCGGGCTCCCTGAGCTTATCGACCCGTTGGCAAGGGCAGCCGCTGCTGCTGGCTTGGACGGCATCATGGTCGAGATCCATGACGACCCAGATCAGGCGCTTAGCGATGGCGATCAGGCCCTGACCTCCCGACAATTCAAGACCCTCATGTCGAACCTCGCCCCGATTGTTGAAGCCGTTGGACGGCGTATGGAGAATGTATGA
- a CDS encoding zinc ribbon domain-containing protein, whose amino-acid sequence MSKWNEAETDVDALGKALLTDDGKWWEFLDPATNSVQPMPTPSRSSNQLLDWSKVRDTQRQGAVGFGTFHRCNTCGAACPPDMTFCAHCGGAPRGTGLKQRYSLVIKDFEGESSISAAAEILVSAGIGLGLKEVEAMLRQPPAVFNLETYRERAAGLVQRLAEHGVFSKTFSVEDPGIPWFTETLESILREPKQIGVFLGVVVAAVLLMSLLGWPALLFGIAAIAWLFHRRLIWYRDHYNLDSDVILNHLSGFEGERASNVAHAINALQDKDLRRLMSVCVMEYYALHKLFQEHEEQWSEVLLPSHHALKDLIDQIVRSAEHYARLDATVNSVQASDAQWRLEQIKGQVVDADPRTRQLLEDEVRHLERTLDYSSRLPEVRESFAAQLRAMGGSLEAMRQRVTTLAATKDAEDGILMQEILAELDRELEIFEETVVAFR is encoded by the coding sequence ATGAGTAAGTGGAATGAGGCTGAAACCGACGTTGATGCGCTTGGGAAAGCGCTTCTGACGGACGATGGTAAGTGGTGGGAATTCTTAGATCCCGCCACCAATTCGGTCCAGCCTATGCCTACCCCGAGCCGGTCATCCAACCAGCTTTTGGACTGGTCAAAGGTTAGGGATACTCAACGCCAGGGCGCGGTGGGTTTTGGTACCTTCCACCGTTGCAACACGTGTGGTGCCGCGTGTCCTCCAGACATGACGTTCTGTGCGCATTGTGGTGGAGCACCGCGTGGGACCGGCCTCAAACAACGATACAGCCTGGTTATCAAGGATTTTGAGGGTGAATCCTCCATCTCGGCAGCCGCTGAGATTCTGGTGAGCGCCGGCATAGGTCTTGGGCTCAAAGAAGTGGAGGCCATGCTTCGGCAGCCTCCGGCGGTCTTCAACCTTGAGACTTATCGGGAGCGCGCAGCCGGATTGGTTCAGCGCCTGGCCGAACACGGTGTGTTCTCCAAAACCTTCTCCGTGGAAGATCCGGGCATTCCTTGGTTTACCGAGACGCTGGAGTCGATTCTCAGGGAGCCCAAGCAGATCGGCGTGTTTCTCGGTGTGGTTGTGGCGGCCGTCTTGTTGATGTCCTTGCTCGGCTGGCCAGCATTACTCTTTGGGATCGCCGCGATTGCGTGGCTCTTTCATCGTCGGCTTATCTGGTACCGCGACCACTACAACTTGGACTCAGACGTCATTCTGAACCATCTTTCCGGCTTTGAGGGTGAGCGCGCGAGCAATGTGGCCCATGCCATCAACGCCCTGCAGGATAAGGATTTGAGGCGGCTGATGAGCGTGTGCGTGATGGAGTATTACGCCCTGCATAAACTCTTTCAGGAGCACGAAGAACAATGGTCTGAAGTGCTCTTACCTAGCCATCATGCGCTCAAGGACCTGATCGACCAGATCGTGCGCAGCGCCGAGCATTACGCGAGATTGGACGCCACCGTAAATTCCGTTCAGGCTTCCGATGCACAATGGCGGCTTGAGCAGATCAAAGGCCAGGTGGTTGATGCTGATCCTCGGACGCGCCAGCTCCTTGAGGACGAGGTTCGCCATCTCGAGCGAACTCTGGACTACTCCTCGAGACTCCCGGAGGTCAGGGAAAGCTTTGCGGCACAGCTGCGAGCGATGGGGGGATCGTTAGAGGCCATGCGGCAACGCGTCACCACGCTGGCCGCAACAAAAGACGCCGAAGACGGTATCTTGATGCAGGAGATCCTCGCTGAGCTCGACCGAGAGCTTGAAATTTTTGAAGAAACGGTCGTCGCCTTTAGGTAG
- a CDS encoding DUF4397 domain-containing protein has protein sequence MISNKWIALIGGALLVGGIGCGDDDPAPSTNNNNNNTTGTNNDTTGTNNDTTGTNNDTTGTNNDTTVAQTARLQVIHNSPDPGAETVDVYVNGEMFLDDFDYLTSTPFQDVPAGVELSVAIAGGDSESVADAIATFEYTLEADSSTILVAGGVLDPSAFDSIPDGQGAFNLFAIANAEETATGGARAAVFHGGVDAPAVDIRLNNDPNAVPVEGAAFGDATAYLDLPAGELILLDVLVSESGARAASFQALVPEVAAVVAASGFIAGGDEVPGFGLYAFLASGGQAIPLPQAARAQVIHNAADPSAAVVDVYLNGNIALDDFAFRNASPFITVPSSADIPVSVEGGDSTEAGDAVATVRFEPGSTNVIIANGVLDTADFVENPSGEDIAFGLWVKTDAREAALDPTKVEFFGVHGATDAPNVDIRTGADVLLGDIMYGDISDYLAIDPASYLLNVTAAGNPAFIAHSATLDATTLGGAALTVLASGFLDPSTNNDGEDFQLVAFPATGGPAIVLPELLP, from the coding sequence ATGATTTCGAACAAGTGGATCGCATTAATTGGTGGCGCGTTACTCGTGGGAGGTATTGGCTGTGGTGATGATGACCCGGCACCAAGCACGAACAACAACAACAACAACACGACCGGCACCAACAACGACACGACCGGTACCAACAACGACACAACCGGTACTAACAACGACACAACCGGTACCAACAACGACACGACGGTCGCTCAAACCGCTCGTCTTCAGGTCATTCATAACTCGCCAGACCCAGGCGCGGAGACCGTGGACGTCTACGTCAACGGCGAGATGTTCTTGGACGACTTTGACTATTTGACCTCGACACCGTTCCAAGATGTGCCGGCTGGCGTTGAGCTCAGCGTAGCTATTGCTGGCGGAGACTCAGAGTCGGTCGCTGATGCCATCGCGACTTTTGAGTACACCCTTGAAGCTGACTCGAGCACCATCCTTGTAGCTGGTGGCGTGCTCGACCCATCAGCCTTTGACTCGATTCCTGATGGGCAGGGCGCGTTTAATCTCTTTGCCATCGCAAACGCAGAAGAGACAGCCACAGGTGGCGCACGCGCAGCCGTGTTCCACGGCGGAGTTGATGCCCCAGCTGTGGACATCCGACTCAACAACGACCCGAATGCAGTGCCTGTTGAAGGTGCAGCATTTGGTGACGCGACAGCTTACCTTGACCTTCCTGCGGGTGAGCTGATTCTTCTGGACGTTCTCGTGAGCGAGTCCGGCGCACGCGCAGCTTCTTTCCAAGCGCTTGTCCCTGAGGTTGCAGCTGTCGTTGCAGCTTCTGGCTTCATCGCCGGTGGTGACGAAGTCCCTGGATTCGGGCTCTACGCGTTCCTTGCGAGCGGTGGCCAAGCAATCCCACTCCCACAAGCGGCACGTGCACAGGTCATCCACAACGCGGCTGACCCAAGTGCAGCAGTCGTAGACGTGTACCTCAATGGCAACATCGCCCTTGATGACTTCGCATTCCGAAATGCATCGCCATTCATCACCGTACCTTCCAGCGCTGACATCCCTGTAAGTGTGGAAGGCGGAGATAGCACCGAGGCTGGCGACGCGGTTGCCACGGTTCGCTTCGAGCCAGGTTCGACCAACGTCATCATCGCAAACGGCGTGCTCGACACTGCTGACTTCGTGGAAAATCCAAGTGGGGAAGACATCGCCTTTGGCCTCTGGGTCAAGACAGATGCACGTGAAGCCGCCCTTGACCCAACCAAAGTTGAGTTCTTTGGGGTTCACGGCGCGACCGACGCACCAAACGTGGATATCCGCACAGGCGCTGATGTGTTGCTCGGAGATATCATGTACGGCGATATCTCGGACTACCTCGCTATCGATCCTGCTAGCTACCTCCTGAACGTGACCGCAGCCGGAAATCCAGCATTCATTGCCCACTCGGCTACGTTGGACGCAACCACCCTGGGTGGTGCAGCATTGACCGTGTTGGCAAGTGGTTTCCTTGACCCAAGCACCAACAACGACGGTGAGGACTTCCAATTGGTGGCGTTCCCAGCAACGGGTGGGCCAGCAATCGTGTTGCCAGAGCTCCTTCCCTAA
- a CDS encoding Rieske (2Fe-2S) protein, with amino-acid sequence MDDQIYLPGSGLLAEVDISALKKDGDIATFEFEDRLGVPKEGFVVLHKGEFYAYENRCPHWSVPITDRNELFHDNIGLIICPLHGATFEMNSGTCISGPCEGDALVSMRVEKAKNLVSVYAKGLKFM; translated from the coding sequence GTGGACGATCAGATCTATTTGCCCGGGAGCGGGCTGCTCGCAGAGGTCGATATTTCGGCGCTAAAGAAGGACGGAGACATCGCGACCTTCGAGTTCGAAGACAGGTTAGGGGTTCCCAAGGAAGGCTTCGTTGTCCTGCATAAAGGCGAGTTCTATGCGTACGAAAATCGGTGCCCGCATTGGAGTGTGCCGATCACGGATCGAAACGAGCTCTTTCACGACAATATCGGCCTCATTATTTGTCCGCTCCATGGCGCGACCTTCGAAATGAATTCTGGAACGTGTATTTCCGGACCCTGTGAAGGAGATGCGTTGGTCAGCATGCGTGTAGAAAAGGCTAAAAACCTCGTATCTGTTTACGCCAAGGGTCTTAAGTTTATGTAA